In Clostridium swellfunianum, a genomic segment contains:
- a CDS encoding bifunctional diguanylate cyclase/phosphodiesterase, protein MKKTFNFHRRIDRMKRNKQLLKQFHRNTLGFLLFLLAVLVATRIFNISIRFVVHYSSKGYRDYGITALLLFIISIGLLAILYEHVRRKAILENYKISEQKYSQVVNNIGEVLFQVDVHGKWILLNSAWTDITGFTLEESLGQNFLEFIYVLDRKAIIELFETIIKGEKEECRHEVRYITKEGGTCWMEVHSRVSYDTNGNIAGTSGILKDITQRKLIEFELDKKDKLLSGIAQSANVLLHTTNYETAINEALEILGKASNVDLIYVFKNEEEPDTDEKTLDIKGFWSKKNIKFTGEYGEFTKRAWKEAKISRWYEILSTGDIFSGIVSELHNDEQPYFKKLGVLSIILMPIFIDGVFWGIIGLEDHSNEREWTEVEKNILMVAAGNIGGLFKRIKAEEDLKRAIQDDFKQIVQNLQNIVFKIIRVGDNNFGFSLIEGKYGHKIGLNTNAVQGKSFREIFNKKAAAYLSENCEKAFEGNITNLELTVARTTFYVTLTPMYKENVVIELVGSAIDVTKQKKAEDKIRSLAYFDSLTGLPNRYLFNEALTQYISGDGQERDQFAILFLDFDRFKVINDTLGHAVGDLLIKKIAERLKDIPCKDTLISRMGGDEFIILLYNISDIVQVEDYAEKVLNSFSKPLAVGEHELFITASIGISVYPQNGIEKEALVKNADTAMYRAKGKGGNNYEFYETQMNEKALERLELENDLRKAMDKNELFIVYQPKVDLNTGKIIGAEALVRWRHSKRGVVSPVDFIPIAEETGLILPIGNWVINEACRQIRVWRESGLKDIRISINISPQQFLRDNLVKAVENALSEACIEGSCIELEITESCLMENTERNMEIVKRLKLLGIDVSVDDFGKGFSSLSYLKQFDIDVLKIDSSFIKDIPNDANDMAITTAIISMAHELNLKVVAEGVETNEQLRFLLGKNCDEMQGYYFSRPVSSEDFENLLKEKKRLNKKNIFVEKYNVV, encoded by the coding sequence ATGAAAAAAACTTTTAACTTTCATAGAAGAATTGATAGAATGAAGAGAAATAAACAGTTATTAAAACAATTTCATAGAAATACTCTTGGGTTTTTACTTTTCCTGTTAGCTGTACTTGTGGCTACAAGAATTTTTAATATAAGTATACGCTTTGTGGTTCATTATTCTAGTAAAGGTTATAGAGACTATGGTATAACAGCTTTATTGCTTTTTATAATCTCTATAGGTTTGCTCGCAATACTTTATGAGCATGTTAGAAGAAAGGCTATTTTGGAAAACTATAAAATAAGTGAACAAAAATATAGTCAGGTTGTAAATAACATTGGTGAGGTTTTATTCCAAGTTGATGTACACGGAAAATGGATATTGCTGAATTCAGCTTGGACTGACATAACAGGTTTTACTTTAGAGGAAAGCTTAGGACAGAATTTTTTAGAATTTATTTATGTCTTAGATAGAAAAGCAATAATAGAGTTATTTGAGACTATAATAAAAGGTGAAAAGGAAGAATGCAGGCATGAGGTAAGATATATAACTAAAGAAGGCGGAACCTGCTGGATGGAGGTTCATTCGAGAGTAAGTTATGATACTAATGGTAATATAGCAGGTACTTCAGGTATATTAAAGGATATAACTCAAAGGAAACTTATTGAGTTTGAATTGGACAAGAAGGATAAGCTATTAAGCGGAATTGCACAATCTGCTAATGTACTGCTTCATACTACCAATTATGAAACTGCGATAAATGAAGCCTTAGAGATTTTAGGAAAAGCTTCAAACGTTGATCTAATTTATGTATTTAAGAATGAAGAAGAACCTGATACTGACGAGAAAACTCTAGATATAAAGGGTTTTTGGAGCAAGAAAAATATAAAGTTTACAGGAGAATATGGAGAATTTACGAAGAGAGCTTGGAAAGAAGCCAAAATTTCGAGATGGTATGAAATTCTTTCAACAGGGGATATATTTAGCGGAATAGTTAGCGAGTTACACAATGATGAACAACCCTACTTTAAAAAGTTGGGCGTTTTATCGATTATACTAATGCCTATATTTATTGATGGAGTATTTTGGGGAATAATTGGTCTTGAAGACCATAGTAATGAGCGTGAATGGACAGAGGTAGAAAAAAATATACTTATGGTGGCAGCCGGGAATATAGGTGGATTATTTAAAAGAATAAAAGCAGAGGAAGACTTGAAAAGAGCTATACAGGATGACTTTAAGCAAATAGTTCAAAATTTACAGAATATAGTTTTTAAGATTATAAGAGTCGGGGATAATAATTTTGGATTTAGTCTTATTGAAGGTAAATATGGGCATAAAATAGGATTGAATACCAATGCAGTACAAGGCAAAAGTTTTAGAGAAATCTTTAATAAAAAGGCTGCAGCTTATTTAAGTGAAAACTGTGAAAAAGCTTTTGAGGGTAATATAACAAATTTGGAACTAACTGTTGCAAGGACAACCTTTTATGTTACTCTTACTCCAATGTATAAGGAAAATGTTGTGATAGAGTTGGTTGGTTCTGCTATAGATGTGACTAAACAGAAGAAAGCTGAGGATAAGATTAGAAGTCTTGCGTATTTTGATTCTCTTACAGGGCTTCCAAACAGATATCTTTTTAATGAAGCACTGACTCAATATATTTCAGGAGACGGCCAAGAAAGAGATCAATTTGCAATTTTGTTCCTTGATTTTGATAGGTTTAAGGTTATAAACGATACTTTAGGACATGCTGTAGGGGATTTGTTGATTAAGAAAATTGCGGAAAGGTTAAAAGATATACCTTGCAAGGATACTTTAATTTCAAGAATGGGTGGAGATGAATTTATAATTCTTCTTTATAATATAAGTGATATTGTCCAAGTAGAGGATTATGCCGAAAAGGTTTTAAACTCCTTTAGCAAGCCTCTTGCTGTTGGAGAACATGAACTTTTTATAACTGCTAGTATAGGAATAAGCGTGTATCCTCAAAATGGAATTGAGAAAGAAGCTCTCGTTAAAAATGCAGATACTGCTATGTATAGGGCTAAAGGTAAAGGTGGAAACAACTATGAGTTCTATGAGACTCAAATGAATGAAAAAGCCTTAGAACGCCTTGAGTTAGAAAATGATTTAAGAAAAGCCATGGATAAGAATGAACTATTCATTGTATATCAACCTAAAGTTGATTTAAATACGGGTAAAATTATCGGTGCAGAAGCATTGGTTAGATGGAGGCATAGCAAAAGAGGAGTTGTTTCTCCTGTCGATTTTATACCTATTGCTGAGGAAACTGGGCTTATACTTCCTATTGGAAACTGGGTGATAAATGAAGCGTGTCGCCAGATTAGGGTTTGGAGGGAAAGTGGTCTTAAGGATATTAGAATTTCTATAAATATATCACCTCAGCAATTTTTAAGAGATAACTTGGTAAAAGCTGTTGAAAATGCTTTGAGTGAAGCCTGTATTGAAGGCAGTTGCATAGAGTTAGAGATAACAGAAAGCTGTTTAATGGAAAACACAGAGAGAAATATGGAAATTGTAAAAAGATTAAAACTTCTAGGAATTGATGTTTCAGTTGATGATTTTGGAAAGGGTTTTTCTTCTTTAAGCTATCTTAAGCAGTTTGATATTGATGTATTAAAAATCGATTCTTCTTTTATTAAAGACATACCTAATGATGCAAATGATATGGCTATCACTACTGCTATAATAAGCATGGCCCATGAATTAAATTTAAAGGTAGTCGCAGAAGGTGTTGAAACTAATGAGCAACTCAGATTCCTTTTGGGAAAAAATTGTGATGAAATGCAGGGATATTATTTTAGTAGGCCAGTAAGCAGTGAAGATTTTGAAAACCTGCTAAAAGAAAAGAAAAGACTTAATAAAAAGAATATATTTGTGGAAAAATATAATGTTGTTTAA
- a CDS encoding alanine/glycine:cation symporter family protein, translating into MDLLSLIKSINGVLWGYVLIFLLCGTGIYYAIILRFVQLRKFTDGFKRTFGGISLKGSKAGSDGMSSFQALATAIAAQVGTGNLAGAATAIVAGGPGAIFWMWLSAFFGMGTLFSEAILAQIYKEKVDGEVTGGPAYYIRKGLGNKWLAAFFSVSIIIALGFMGNMVQSNSIGTAFQHAFNIPPIVVGIVLAVIAGFIFIGGIGRIASVTEKLVPIMALFYLIGGAIILITHAENILPAFKMIFVGAFNPKAATGGLIGVGIKEAMRYGVARGLFSNEAGMGSTPHAHAVAKVNHPVEQGVVGIISVFIDTFIVLTMTALVILTTGSLDGKLTGIELTQKAFINGMGPIGSVFIAICLLFFAFSTIVGWYFFGEANIKYLFGKKGLTPYRMLVLFFIALGTALEVPLVWELADLFNGLMVIPNLIALLALSKVVMKSLKEYEGKKIK; encoded by the coding sequence ATGGATTTATTGTCACTTATTAAGAGTATAAATGGTGTACTCTGGGGGTATGTATTAATATTTTTGCTTTGCGGAACAGGAATATACTATGCAATTATTTTAAGATTTGTTCAATTAAGAAAGTTTACTGATGGGTTTAAAAGAACTTTCGGTGGTATAAGCTTAAAAGGAAGTAAGGCTGGAAGTGATGGAATGTCTTCGTTCCAAGCTCTGGCAACTGCAATAGCTGCACAGGTTGGTACTGGAAATCTTGCGGGGGCAGCCACTGCTATAGTCGCAGGAGGACCTGGAGCAATATTTTGGATGTGGCTGAGTGCATTTTTCGGAATGGGAACTTTATTTTCTGAGGCAATTCTTGCCCAAATATATAAAGAAAAAGTAGATGGAGAGGTAACAGGTGGACCTGCCTATTACATCAGGAAAGGCTTAGGAAACAAATGGCTAGCTGCATTTTTTTCTGTATCTATAATCATAGCCTTGGGTTTCATGGGAAACATGGTTCAATCAAACTCAATAGGAACAGCTTTTCAGCATGCTTTTAATATTCCGCCAATAGTTGTTGGAATTGTGTTAGCTGTAATAGCTGGCTTCATATTCATTGGAGGAATAGGAAGAATAGCATCAGTTACAGAGAAGTTAGTTCCGATAATGGCGTTATTTTACTTAATTGGTGGGGCAATAATTCTTATAACACATGCAGAAAATATTTTACCTGCCTTTAAAATGATTTTTGTTGGTGCTTTTAATCCTAAAGCTGCAACTGGTGGACTTATTGGTGTAGGAATCAAGGAAGCTATGAGATATGGTGTGGCTAGAGGGTTGTTTTCAAATGAAGCAGGTATGGGTTCAACTCCACATGCTCACGCTGTAGCAAAGGTAAATCATCCAGTTGAACAAGGTGTAGTAGGAATAATAAGCGTATTTATAGATACTTTTATAGTTCTTACTATGACTGCATTAGTTATATTAACAACTGGTTCACTAGACGGAAAGCTTACAGGTATAGAGCTTACACAAAAAGCATTCATTAATGGTATGGGGCCTATAGGCAGCGTATTTATAGCAATTTGTTTGTTGTTCTTTGCTTTTTCAACTATAGTAGGATGGTATTTCTTTGGAGAGGCAAATATAAAATATTTATTTGGTAAAAAGGGCTTAACGCCATATAGAATGCTTGTGTTATTTTTTATAGCCTTAGGCACAGCGCTTGAAGTTCCGCTTGTGTGGGAACTCGCAGATTTATTTAATGGGCTTATGGTAATACCAAACCTAATTGCACTTTTAGCACTGTCTAAGGTTGTTATGAAGTCCTTAAAAGAGTATGAGGGTAAGAAAATAAAATAG
- a CDS encoding ABC transporter ATP-binding protein, whose product MQHYIELKDVKRYYHMGEVEIKALDGVSFSIDKGEFVVVAGPSGAGKSTVLNILGGMDSASGGQILVDGKEVSKYNQKQLTTYRRDDIGFVFQFYNLAQNLTAVENVELATQICKNPLDPEKVIEQVGLGDRKNNFPAQLSGGEQQRVAIARALAKNPKLLLCDEPTGALDYNTGKAILKLLQDTCRNMGMTVVIITHNLAIAPMADKVIKFKNGRVSSISINEKPMPVERIEW is encoded by the coding sequence TTGCAGCATTATATAGAATTAAAGGATGTAAAAAGATATTACCATATGGGAGAAGTAGAAATAAAAGCCTTAGATGGAGTTTCTTTTTCTATAGATAAGGGAGAGTTTGTTGTTGTAGCTGGTCCGAGCGGTGCTGGAAAGAGTACTGTTTTGAATATACTAGGTGGCATGGATTCAGCAAGCGGCGGTCAGATACTTGTAGATGGAAAAGAAGTAAGCAAATACAATCAAAAGCAGCTCACAACCTATAGAAGAGACGATATAGGCTTTGTGTTTCAATTTTATAATCTAGCTCAAAACTTGACTGCTGTCGAAAATGTTGAGCTTGCTACTCAAATTTGCAAAAATCCCCTTGATCCTGAAAAAGTTATAGAGCAAGTTGGGCTTGGAGATAGAAAAAATAATTTTCCTGCACAGCTTTCAGGAGGTGAGCAGCAGAGAGTTGCTATAGCAAGAGCACTTGCAAAAAATCCTAAGCTTCTTTTATGTGATGAGCCTACTGGAGCTTTGGATTATAATACGGGTAAAGCTATACTGAAGCTTCTGCAGGATACCTGTAGAAATATGGGAATGACTGTGGTAATTATAACTCACAACCTTGCTATTGCTCCGATGGCTGATAAAGTTATAAAATTTAAGAATGGAAGGGTTAGCAGCATATCAATCAACGAAAAACCGATGCCTGTGGAAAGGATTGAATGGTAG
- a CDS encoding M15 family metallopeptidase, giving the protein MKKNIFLVLAAILFFTPRYLVKAEDDYNTVMKQDLLAIMIAYPEHVAGVEKASNEKVYLVMKSGKRILYDDKRNKNFEEKLNNPDLQDMLEQKYPLEPVTKLMDKNFDPGRARVYELIREVYGTSRQQVEKNLMMVNTGYGVFQFNKQNNAAQELRSAFTELRSMAQTNKKISAFIAPCSGTYNYRVIAGTGRLSPHSFGTAIDLSRDKRDYWKWATPEEGEKRLLSYSKEVVEVFENHNFVWGGKWGHFDILHFEYRPEIILKARYFRNNVEVDKPWYYGVATDNTDIQNKIQLIENALR; this is encoded by the coding sequence GTGAAAAAAAATATTTTTCTGGTATTAGCAGCAATTTTGTTTTTTACACCTAGATATTTAGTGAAAGCAGAAGATGATTATAATACTGTTATGAAACAGGACTTGTTAGCTATAATGATTGCTTATCCAGAACATGTGGCTGGGGTAGAGAAAGCAAGTAACGAAAAAGTTTATTTAGTCATGAAATCAGGTAAAAGGATATTATATGATGACAAAAGAAATAAAAACTTTGAGGAAAAATTAAATAACCCCGACCTTCAGGATATGCTGGAACAAAAGTATCCTTTGGAACCAGTAACAAAGCTTATGGATAAAAATTTTGATCCAGGTCGTGCTAGAGTTTATGAATTAATAAGAGAAGTTTATGGAACTTCAAGACAGCAGGTGGAAAAGAATCTTATGATGGTAAATACAGGCTACGGAGTTTTTCAATTTAACAAGCAAAACAATGCTGCTCAAGAACTTAGGTCAGCTTTTACAGAACTTAGAAGTATGGCTCAGACAAATAAAAAAATAAGTGCTTTTATTGCTCCCTGTAGTGGAACTTATAATTACAGAGTCATAGCAGGAACTGGAAGATTGAGCCCTCATTCCTTTGGAACCGCAATAGACTTATCTAGAGATAAAAGAGATTATTGGAAATGGGCAACTCCGGAAGAAGGAGAAAAGAGATTACTATCTTACTCAAAGGAAGTAGTGGAAGTGTTCGAAAATCATAATTTTGTTTGGGGTGGAAAATGGGGGCATTTTGATATTTTGCATTTTGAGTATAGACCTGAGATAATTCTAAAGGCAAGATATTTCAGAAATAATGTTGAAGTTGATAAACCTTGGTATTATGGAGTAGCAACAGATAATACTGATATACAAAATAAAATTCAGTTAATAGAAAATGCCTTAAGATAG
- a CDS encoding amidase domain-containing protein, producing MNFYVNKKFKPKIKKILSFACIFFLAQFYIPANVHAIEPAEKEEVTKAIEEIFINRNQAILNGDMEFIQSIYDMNTKYGTWAFEYEQRKVKYLHNWAEKQGVRFVEINPKVVVRRVKGGNGSYSANLLCSTEYKYVYEGDSDTVNSSRIGTYHNLNLVKKEEGWIITKEWYKDPFGDSLNLENIKADDIRQYILSQPARDLSGISERRKNAVAYADKYCGAASEEQHEFKYNKKYRDYNPQGGDCANFASQILFEGGKFKKTGGWNYDGNGATGPWLNADKFKNYWVGSGRASVIAYGSYEKVYKASYKLLPGDFVAYENKGDITHISVVTGADSKGYSLVSCHNSDRHRVPWDLGWSNRKIRYWLVRVHY from the coding sequence ATGAATTTCTATGTAAATAAAAAATTTAAGCCTAAAATAAAAAAAATTCTTAGTTTTGCGTGTATATTCTTTCTTGCACAGTTTTACATACCAGCTAATGTGCATGCAATTGAGCCAGCTGAGAAAGAAGAAGTTACAAAGGCTATAGAGGAAATTTTCATAAATAGGAATCAAGCAATATTAAATGGAGATATGGAATTTATACAATCAATTTATGATATGAACACCAAGTATGGAACTTGGGCTTTTGAATACGAACAGAGAAAAGTTAAATATCTTCATAATTGGGCTGAAAAACAAGGAGTTAGATTTGTTGAAATTAATCCTAAGGTTGTTGTTAGAAGGGTTAAAGGAGGGAATGGAAGTTATTCTGCAAATCTTCTATGCTCAACAGAGTATAAATATGTGTATGAAGGTGACTCTGACACTGTTAACAGTTCTAGAATTGGAACATATCACAACTTGAATTTAGTCAAGAAGGAAGAAGGCTGGATAATAACAAAAGAGTGGTATAAGGATCCATTCGGTGACTCTTTGAATCTTGAGAATATAAAGGCAGATGATATTAGGCAATATATTTTATCTCAGCCTGCAAGGGATCTATCAGGTATTTCTGAAAGAAGAAAAAATGCTGTTGCCTATGCTGATAAATATTGTGGTGCAGCTAGTGAAGAGCAACATGAGTTTAAATACAATAAGAAATACAGAGATTACAATCCTCAAGGCGGAGACTGTGCTAACTTTGCTTCTCAAATATTGTTTGAGGGAGGTAAGTTTAAAAAAACTGGAGGATGGAATTACGATGGTAATGGTGCTACAGGACCATGGCTTAACGCAGATAAATTTAAAAACTATTGGGTAGGTAGTGGCAGAGCATCAGTTATTGCATATGGAAGCTATGAAAAAGTATATAAAGCCTCCTATAAGTTACTTCCGGGCGATTTTGTAGCTTATGAGAATAAGGGAGATATAACTCATATATCTGTAGTAACAGGAGCAGATTCCAAAGGATATTCTTTAGTAAGCTGCCACAATTCTGATAGGCATAGAGTTCCTTGGGATTTAGGATGGAGCAATAGAAAGATAAGGTATTGGCTAGTAAGGGTGCATTACTAA
- a CDS encoding ABC transporter permease — MVDMKNALVKDTFREIKRTLSRFLSIFAIVAIGVAFFAGVKATAPDMKITGDKYFDDYRLMDIRLVSTMGFDDKDIEAIKKVDSIEGMLPSYSLDALVNVQEKDMVLKVMSLPTDKLNTDDNSYINRVKLTKGRLPQSPNECVAEKGKMFGEGMEIGSKLRLSSGTDKDISDNLKENEFTIVGIIETPYYISFDRGTSSIGSGKVNSFIMIPEENFKLSVYTDVFLTIKGARELMTYSDKYDYLVDPVTEALKATGKAREQQRYEEILAEANAKIEDRKKELRDAEDKQRTELANASEKLEEARKQISKGESKLKNEENKFYKTIKDAEAKIANEYLKLKNGEKEYSTQLQHFNSIKFQAEKEFTEAEKQLDLVQAELDKKEVELNNARLALANPNLTVEQKLQIEAGIKLGEKQVVEGKAKLEDSKAKLGEKKKELYESEAKLDSSKAVIDASKSQLDNERKKLEEGKKKAQRDFAVARKKIEDSKLELQKGEQDYEQGKKESDEKIAEGYSKIVQAEDKINEIEKPVWYVLDRSKHADFVGYEQAADRIDAIAQVFPVFFFLIAALVCLTTMARMVDEQRIYIGTLKALGYSKLKIASKYLFYALFASLGGSFFGLLVGFRVFPTVIYNAYGIMYTMPPVITEFNVFYAVLSTALAVLSTVAAAWFACNKELMAAPAVLMRPKAPKAGKRILLERIKFIWSRLNFTQKVTARNIFRYKKRFIMTILGIGGCTALLMAGFGLKDSIVSITSKQFDELYQYDAVVNLKEMESNPIDIGSGIKDYMLVKQRSIDIGYDNTEKSVALFVPEKTKKLDSFITLRNRISQEPLSLTEEGVIITEKLSQMFKAGIGDEIYIKDGETKRLSVRVNGIAENYVSHYVYMTPALYEKLYGEAPKYQEVLIKTTDTSETFEDKLSREILINEGVSSVSFTTGISKDFEEMIGSLDYVILVLIISAGALAFVVLYNLTNVNITERLREIATIKVLGFYDKEVSNYVFRENILLTIIGTIFGLALGIFLHRFIIITTEIDYVMFGRQIKFLSYIYSAVLTILFSALVNFVMHFKLKKINMVESLKSVD, encoded by the coding sequence ATGGTAGACATGAAAAATGCTTTAGTTAAGGACACCTTTAGAGAAATAAAAAGAACGCTGAGCAGATTTCTTTCAATATTTGCTATTGTTGCCATAGGAGTAGCTTTTTTTGCAGGAGTTAAGGCTACTGCGCCAGATATGAAAATAACTGGGGACAAGTATTTTGATGATTACAGGCTTATGGATATAAGACTTGTTTCAACCATGGGGTTTGACGATAAAGATATTGAGGCCATAAAAAAAGTAGATAGTATAGAAGGAATGTTACCTAGCTATTCTTTAGATGCATTAGTTAATGTACAAGAAAAGGATATGGTGCTGAAGGTTATGTCCTTGCCTACGGATAAGCTTAATACTGATGATAATTCTTATATTAACAGAGTTAAGCTTACCAAAGGGAGACTTCCTCAAAGTCCTAACGAATGTGTTGCAGAAAAGGGTAAGATGTTTGGCGAGGGTATGGAAATTGGTTCAAAGCTCAGGCTTTCATCAGGCACAGATAAGGATATTAGTGATAATCTTAAAGAGAATGAATTCACTATAGTAGGTATTATTGAAACTCCTTATTATATATCTTTCGATAGAGGCACAAGTTCAATAGGTAGTGGAAAAGTAAATAGTTTTATAATGATACCGGAAGAAAATTTTAAGCTTTCAGTCTATACTGACGTGTTTTTAACCATAAAGGGCGCAAGAGAGCTGATGACTTATAGTGATAAATATGACTATTTGGTAGACCCTGTGACAGAAGCTCTTAAAGCTACAGGAAAGGCTCGAGAACAGCAAAGATACGAGGAAATACTAGCTGAAGCTAATGCAAAAATTGAAGATAGGAAAAAAGAACTTAGAGATGCAGAAGATAAGCAAAGGACGGAGCTTGCAAATGCTTCTGAGAAGCTTGAAGAAGCAAGAAAGCAAATCTCTAAAGGTGAAAGTAAATTAAAGAACGAAGAGAATAAATTTTATAAAACTATCAAAGATGCGGAAGCTAAAATAGCTAACGAATATTTGAAACTGAAAAATGGGGAAAAAGAGTATAGTACTCAGCTTCAGCATTTTAATAGTATAAAATTCCAAGCGGAAAAAGAGTTTACTGAAGCAGAAAAGCAATTAGATCTTGTTCAAGCAGAATTAGATAAGAAAGAAGTTGAGCTAAATAATGCAAGGTTAGCTTTAGCTAATCCTAACTTAACAGTAGAACAAAAATTACAAATAGAAGCAGGAATAAAGCTTGGAGAAAAGCAAGTTGTTGAAGGAAAGGCTAAGTTGGAGGATTCAAAAGCTAAGCTTGGAGAAAAGAAAAAGGAGCTTTATGAGAGTGAGGCTAAGCTTGATAGCAGTAAAGCTGTTATAGACGCCTCAAAAAGTCAGCTTGATAATGAAAGGAAAAAGCTTGAGGAAGGCAAGAAGAAGGCGCAGAGAGATTTTGCGGTGGCTCGTAAGAAAATAGAAGATTCAAAGCTAGAGCTTCAAAAGGGAGAACAGGATTATGAGCAGGGAAAGAAGGAATCTGATGAAAAGATTGCTGAAGGCTATAGCAAGATAGTTCAGGCAGAAGATAAAATAAATGAAATAGAAAAACCTGTTTGGTATGTTCTTGATAGAAGTAAGCATGCAGATTTTGTTGGATATGAGCAGGCTGCAGATAGAATAGATGCAATTGCACAGGTATTTCCGGTGTTTTTCTTCCTAATAGCAGCTCTTGTTTGCTTAACTACAATGGCTAGAATGGTAGATGAACAAAGAATATATATAGGAACATTAAAAGCGCTTGGTTACAGCAAGCTTAAAATAGCATCAAAGTATTTGTTTTATGCTTTATTTGCAAGCTTGGGAGGGAGTTTTTTTGGACTGCTAGTAGGATTTAGAGTGTTTCCGACGGTAATTTATAATGCTTACGGAATAATGTATACAATGCCTCCTGTTATTACAGAATTTAATGTATTTTATGCTGTATTATCTACTGCATTAGCTGTTCTATCAACTGTTGCAGCAGCCTGGTTCGCTTGTAATAAGGAACTTATGGCAGCACCAGCTGTACTTATGAGACCCAAAGCTCCTAAAGCAGGCAAAAGAATTTTATTAGAGAGAATAAAATTTATATGGTCACGATTAAACTTTACTCAGAAGGTTACAGCTAGAAATATATTTAGGTATAAGAAACGTTTTATAATGACTATACTGGGTATTGGTGGCTGTACAGCTCTTTTAATGGCAGGTTTCGGACTAAAGGATTCAATAGTGTCAATAACTTCAAAGCAGTTTGATGAGCTGTATCAATATGATGCAGTAGTAAACTTAAAAGAAATGGAAAGTAATCCTATTGATATAGGAAGTGGGATTAAAGACTATATGCTTGTGAAACAGAGAAGTATAGACATAGGTTATGATAATACTGAAAAAAGTGTAGCATTATTTGTACCTGAAAAAACTAAAAAACTTGATAGCTTTATTACCTTAAGGAATCGCATATCACAAGAGCCACTAAGTTTAACAGAAGAAGGAGTAATAATAACTGAAAAACTTTCTCAGATGTTTAAAGCTGGAATAGGGGATGAAATTTATATTAAGGACGGAGAAACGAAAAGATTAAGTGTGAGAGTAAACGGAATAGCAGAAAATTATGTTTCTCACTACGTCTATATGACGCCAGCTTTATATGAAAAATTATATGGTGAGGCACCTAAGTATCAAGAAGTTTTAATAAAAACAACTGATACAAGTGAAACCTTTGAGGATAAACTTTCCAGGGAAATATTAATAAACGAAGGGGTTTCCTCTGTGAGCTTTACAACAGGAATAAGCAAGGACTTTGAAGAGATGATAGGAAGTCTTGACTATGTTATTTTAGTACTGATTATTTCTGCAGGTGCACTTGCTTTTGTAGTACTTTATAATCTTACAAATGTAAATATAACAGAAAGGCTTCGTGAGATTGCCACAATAAAGGTTCTTGGTTTTTATGATAAAGAGGTTTCAAATTATGTATTTAGAGAAAACATACTTCTTACTATTATAGGAACCATATTCGGGCTTGCATTAGGCATTTTCCTTCATAGATTTATTATTATAACTACAGAAATTGATTATGTTATGTTTGGTAGACAAATTAAATTTTTAAGCTATATTTATTCTGCAGTATTAACAATTTTGTTTTCAGCGCTTGTAAACTTTGTAATGCATTTTAAATTAAAAAAAATAAATATGGTAGAGTCTTTAAAGTCGGTTGATTAA
- a CDS encoding NfeD family protein — protein MEQVYSIVFWVGVIYTVVTFLMGGLLGLVHLDGHVDTHVDTHFDTHLDTHIDAHVDGGGISPTFTVFPLKPITIVSFLTVFGGIGMIGTHNGMNVVLLFVMALASGLITAFILYKFIVVPLYKAQNTSAFTRKSLIGMQAKVISPILEDGFGTIGYIVNGRKFNAPAQHIGKKAVAQGEEVIIYEIKDNTFFVQPLNEKN, from the coding sequence ATGGAACAAGTGTATAGTATTGTTTTCTGGGTAGGTGTTATATACACTGTGGTGACTTTTTTAATGGGAGGTCTATTAGGATTAGTGCATCTCGATGGACATGTTGATACACATGTAGACACCCATTTTGATACCCATCTGGATACCCATATAGATGCTCATGTGGATGGCGGTGGTATTTCTCCTACCTTTACAGTTTTTCCTCTAAAACCTATAACCATTGTTTCTTTCTTAACTGTATTTGGCGGTATAGGAATGATTGGGACTCACAATGGTATGAATGTAGTACTTTTATTTGTAATGGCATTAGCATCAGGCTTAATCACAGCTTTTATACTATATAAATTTATAGTTGTACCTCTTTACAAAGCTCAAAACACAAGTGCATTTACACGCAAGAGCCTTATAGGAATGCAAGCTAAGGTTATATCTCCAATACTTGAAGATGGTTTTGGAACTATAGGTTATATAGTAAACGGAAGAAAATTTAATGCACCTGCTCAGCACATTGGAAAGAAAGCAGTAGCGCAGGGAGAAGAAGTTATAATATATGAAATTAAAGACAACACCTTCTTTGTACAACCGCTAAATGAGAAAAACTAA